The following coding sequences lie in one Tepidimicrobium xylanilyticum genomic window:
- a CDS encoding Gx transporter family protein, with translation MKEIKRLIFLSLLVSIGLALSLIESLMPVPFIAPGAKLGLSNMVILITLVIFGFKEALIVGMLKSIIFTITTGSITSLFYSLSGSILSCIMMFVINYRFSNIFSLIGVSIFGAIAHNFGQVLVASLMMNNLRIFSYLPVLLLTSLFTGYFVGLTSRYAVKNLKKSFDNIFYSN, from the coding sequence ATGAAGGAAATTAAGAGATTGATTTTTTTGTCATTATTGGTTTCAATTGGATTGGCTTTAAGTCTAATTGAATCCTTAATGCCTGTGCCTTTTATAGCACCAGGAGCAAAATTAGGATTGTCTAATATGGTAATACTCATAACTCTGGTAATATTCGGATTTAAAGAAGCTCTAATTGTCGGAATGTTAAAATCTATAATATTTACCATTACCACAGGTAGCATTACAAGCCTTTTTTATAGCTTATCTGGTTCAATTTTAAGCTGTATAATGATGTTTGTAATAAATTATAGATTTTCCAATATATTTAGTTTAATAGGGGTTAGCATCTTTGGAGCAATAGCTCATAACTTCGGGCAGGTTTTAGTAGCAAGTCTTATGATGAACAATTTAAGGATTTTTTCCTATCTGCCTGTATTGTTATTGACAAGTCTATTTACTGGATACTTTGTGGGCTTGACTTCAAGATATGCGGTTAAAAATTTAAAAAAATCTTTCGACAATATATTTTATTCTAATTAA
- a CDS encoding rod shape-determining protein yields the protein MGIFSAFAKDMGIDLGTANTLVYIKGKDIVIREPSVVAIQTDMKQVLAVGEEAKKMIGRTPGNIVAIRPLKDGVIADFDITQSMLKYFIKKAMQRRSLFQPRVVICVPSGVTEVEKRAVEEAAINAGARDAYLIEEPMAAAIGAGLPVQEPTGSMIVDIGGGTTEVAVISLGGIVTSKSIRIGGDELDEAIVSYIKKEYSLMIGERTAEDVKIAIGSAFVDNKETKMNIRGRDLISGLPKTIEVTSSEIHEAMKEQIYNILDAIKSTLEKTPPELAADIMEQGIMLTGGGALLNGLDKLIRKETSMPVHVAENPLDCVAIGTGKALESIDVLKKTVSNTRRKG from the coding sequence ATGGGGATATTTAGTGCATTTGCAAAAGATATGGGAATTGATTTAGGGACAGCTAATACTTTAGTCTATATTAAAGGAAAGGATATTGTAATTAGAGAGCCATCAGTAGTAGCTATTCAAACTGATATGAAACAAGTTTTAGCTGTAGGTGAAGAAGCTAAGAAGATGATTGGTCGTACTCCAGGAAATATAGTAGCAATTAGACCATTGAAAGATGGAGTCATAGCCGATTTCGATATAACTCAAAGCATGTTGAAATATTTTATAAAGAAAGCAATGCAAAGGCGATCTCTATTCCAACCAAGAGTGGTAATATGTGTACCCAGTGGAGTTACTGAAGTTGAAAAAAGAGCAGTAGAGGAAGCAGCAATTAATGCTGGTGCTAGAGATGCCTATTTAATAGAGGAACCTATGGCAGCAGCTATTGGAGCAGGCCTTCCTGTACAAGAGCCTACCGGGAGCATGATAGTGGATATTGGTGGAGGTACAACTGAAGTAGCAGTTATTTCATTAGGAGGTATTGTAACTAGCAAATCCATCAGGATTGGTGGAGATGAGTTAGATGAAGCTATAGTAAGCTATATTAAAAAGGAATATAGTTTAATGATTGGAGAACGTACTGCAGAAGATGTAAAAATTGCTATTGGTTCAGCTTTTGTGGATAATAAGGAGACTAAGATGAATATTAGAGGTAGGGATTTAATATCTGGCCTGCCAAAGACTATAGAAGTAACCTCTAGCGAAATACATGAGGCTATGAAGGAGCAAATATACAATATACTAGATGCAATAAAATCCACTTTAGAAAAAACCCCGCCTGAATTAGCAGCAGATATAATGGAACAGGGTATAATGCTTACTGGAGGTGGAGCTTTACTCAATGGTTTAGATAAATTAATAAGAAAAGAAACATCAATGCCTGTTCATGTTGCTGAAAATCCTTTAGATTGTGTAGCAATTGGTACTGGGAAAGCCTTAGAGAGCATAGATGTTTTGAAGAAGACTGTTTCCAATACTAGAAGAAAAGGTTAA
- a CDS encoding DNA polymerase IV — MDRQILHIDMDAFYASIEQRDNPKYKGKPVIVGGISSRGVVCTASYEARKYGVHSAMPTKVAKKLCPNGIFLPVNMDKYKRVSRQIHEILYKYTDKIEPISIDEAFLDVTGKNSLFIAKDIKRDIQKEVNLTASIGISINKFLAKLASDLKKPNGLTIIRKEEVVNFLKPLPVSKLWGVGPKMERELSKLGIYYIGDIQRYDKDVLITLFGKRGKEIYDFSFGIDSRPVEVNIINQSIGEEETFKEDINNPKLLIDKLRLYSINLANKLVSKGYLARTITVKIKYDDFSIETRSITLNIPTNDERVIFHTGKQILLNKFKSEKNVRLVGLTLSNLIYPDDPIQLSMKI; from the coding sequence TTGGATAGACAAATACTCCACATAGATATGGATGCATTTTATGCTTCAATAGAGCAAAGGGATAATCCCAAATATAAAGGGAAGCCTGTTATAGTTGGAGGAATTAGCAGTCGAGGAGTGGTTTGTACTGCCTCCTATGAAGCTAGAAAATATGGGGTTCATTCTGCTATGCCTACAAAAGTTGCAAAAAAGTTATGCCCAAATGGAATCTTTTTACCTGTGAATATGGATAAATATAAGAGGGTATCAAGACAAATACATGAAATATTATATAAATATACTGATAAAATTGAACCCATATCCATTGATGAGGCTTTTCTGGACGTAACAGGAAAGAATTCCCTATTTATTGCTAAAGATATCAAAAGGGATATACAAAAAGAAGTAAATCTAACGGCTTCAATAGGCATATCCATAAATAAGTTTTTGGCAAAACTTGCTTCTGATTTGAAAAAACCAAATGGTTTAACTATAATACGAAAAGAGGAAGTAGTAAACTTTCTAAAACCTCTTCCCGTTTCAAAATTATGGGGTGTAGGGCCTAAAATGGAAAGGGAGCTAAGCAAACTAGGCATCTATTATATAGGGGATATCCAAAGATATGATAAAGATGTGCTGATTACCCTGTTTGGGAAAAGGGGAAAGGAAATATACGACTTTTCTTTTGGTATAGATTCAAGGCCTGTAGAAGTAAATATTATTAATCAGTCCATAGGAGAAGAAGAAACCTTTAAGGAGGATATTAATAATCCCAAATTGTTAATAGATAAATTGAGATTATATTCCATTAACCTAGCAAATAAATTAGTATCGAAAGGCTATTTAGCAAGGACTATAACTGTAAAAATTAAATATGATGATTTTTCAATAGAAACCAGAAGCATTACTTTAAACATTCCTACCAACGACGAAAGAGTTATATTCCATACGGGAAAACAAATACTCCTTAACAAATTCAAATCGGAAAAAAACGTTAGATTAGTTGGATTAACCCTATCTAATCTAATCTATCCTGACGATCCAATCCAATTAAGCATGAAAATATAA
- a CDS encoding RnfABCDGE type electron transport complex subunit G: MNETIKLGLILFIITAVAASVLAISNSVTSERIAEVEQLASERAMTEVLEIAKKFEPLAANRLSEIVGNNTGILEISEGYNDSELVGYVFKMQVNGYGGPLTFMTGISKEGKIIGIKVLEHGETPGLGANSTRPYFANSFKGKSVDKEIIAVKNPQADNEVQALTSATVTTNAIVNGVNVIRQVYNDSLSN; the protein is encoded by the coding sequence ATGAATGAAACGATAAAATTAGGATTAATTTTGTTCATTATAACAGCAGTAGCAGCTTCTGTACTGGCGATTTCAAATAGCGTCACCTCTGAAAGGATAGCAGAAGTAGAGCAGTTGGCCAGCGAAAGGGCAATGACGGAGGTATTGGAAATTGCGAAAAAGTTTGAACCATTAGCTGCTAATAGACTAAGTGAGATAGTAGGAAATAATACAGGTATACTTGAAATAAGTGAAGGTTATAATGATTCTGAATTAGTAGGTTATGTTTTTAAGATGCAGGTTAATGGCTATGGTGGACCTTTAACTTTTATGACTGGCATATCTAAGGAAGGAAAGATTATAGGGATAAAAGTATTAGAACATGGAGAAACTCCAGGTCTTGGAGCTAACTCAACCAGACCTTATTTTGCTAATTCCTTTAAAGGTAAGTCTGTAGATAAGGAGATAATAGCTGTTAAGAATCCACAGGCAGATAATGAAGTTCAAGCACTAACCAGTGCAACAGTAACAACAAATGCAATTGTAAATGGAGTTAATGTAATACGCCAGGTATATAACGATAGTCTGTCAAATTAG
- the rsxA gene encoding electron transport complex subunit RsxA, whose product MNLFTILISTIFVNNYVLGRFLGICPFLGVSKKTETAVGMGIAVTFVVTLSSIITYIIHYTLLAGALEYLQTIVFILVIAALVQFVEMVLKKTSPTLYNALGVYLPLITTNCVVLGVAILNIQEKYNLIETIINAFGASVGFSLALILISAIREKFEIQEVPKALEGFPIALITAGLMSIAFLGFNGMV is encoded by the coding sequence ATGAACCTTTTTACTATATTGATAAGTACCATATTTGTTAACAACTATGTATTAGGTCGGTTTTTAGGTATCTGTCCTTTCTTAGGAGTTTCCAAAAAAACGGAGACAGCAGTGGGTATGGGGATTGCGGTAACTTTTGTAGTTACCTTATCTTCAATAATTACTTATATAATACATTATACACTTTTAGCAGGGGCTTTGGAATACTTACAAACTATTGTATTTATACTGGTTATAGCAGCTTTAGTTCAATTTGTTGAGATGGTGTTAAAAAAGACGAGTCCAACCTTGTATAATGCATTGGGAGTATATCTTCCGTTAATAACTACTAACTGTGTAGTATTAGGAGTTGCTATATTAAATATTCAAGAAAAGTACAATTTAATTGAAACTATAATCAATGCTTTTGGAGCTTCTGTTGGTTTTAGCTTAGCCTTAATACTTATTTCAGCAATAAGGGAAAAGTTTGAAATACAAGAAGTACCTAAAGCTTTAGAAGGTTTTCCTATAGCGTTGATAACAGCTGGTCTTATGTCCATTGCCTTTTTAGGCTTTAATGGAATGGTATAG
- a CDS encoding RnfABCDGE type electron transport complex subunit B has translation MMEIIYPVGVLGGLGLLFGASLSLASKVFHVEINPKVEEVRQVLPGANCGACGFPGCDGLANAIANGKAPVNACSVGGNPVAELVAEIMGVNPVETIREVATVLCQGDCNKAKEKYVYTGIRDCRAQNILAGGSKSCSYGCLGCGTCQDVCDFDAIEIIDGIAVIDKDKCTSCKKCINVCPKRIIEMIPYDKEVIVKCKSNDPGKIVRANCNIGCIGCQLCVRNCPEDAFTFENFLAKINYEKCTNCGVCVEKCPTKAIFSSLEKNQFIAQ, from the coding sequence ATGATGGAGATAATATATCCAGTAGGTGTATTAGGAGGATTAGGTCTATTATTTGGGGCTAGTCTTTCATTAGCATCAAAAGTTTTCCATGTAGAAATAAATCCAAAAGTTGAGGAGGTTAGGCAGGTTTTACCTGGAGCCAACTGTGGTGCATGTGGTTTCCCCGGTTGTGATGGGCTGGCAAATGCCATTGCAAATGGTAAGGCTCCAGTAAATGCTTGTAGTGTTGGGGGTAATCCTGTAGCTGAATTAGTAGCAGAAATAATGGGAGTTAATCCAGTAGAAACTATTAGGGAAGTAGCCACAGTCCTGTGTCAAGGAGATTGTAATAAGGCAAAGGAAAAATATGTCTATACTGGAATTAGAGATTGTAGAGCTCAGAATATTCTGGCAGGAGGAAGTAAATCCTGTTCTTATGGTTGCCTAGGATGCGGTACTTGTCAAGATGTTTGTGATTTTGATGCCATAGAAATTATAGATGGTATTGCAGTTATAGATAAGGATAAATGCACATCCTGTAAAAAATGCATAAACGTATGTCCAAAGAGAATAATTGAAATGATTCCCTATGATAAGGAAGTAATAGTAAAATGCAAGAGCAATGATCCTGGTAAAATTGTTAGAGCAAACTGCAATATAGGCTGCATTGGATGTCAGCTTTGTGTTAGAAATTGTCCTGAAGATGCCTTTACATTTGAAAACTTTTTAGCAAAAATTAACTATGAAAAATGTACCAATTGTGGTGTATGTGTTGAAAAATGTCCTACAAAGGCAATTTTTTCTAGTTTAGAGAAAAATCAGTTTATTGCTCAATAA
- the rsxC gene encoding electron transport complex subunit RsxC, translating to MKLENLTFKGGVNVPHYKELTESLPIERAKEPSMVAIPLHQHTGAPCEPLVKVGDNIKVGQKIGESEAFVSAPVHSSVSGTVKDIIHIPIPTGLTVKCVVIESDGKNELHESVKPKGRLEDLSPKEVIEIIKEAGITGMGGASFPTHVKLSPPPDKKIDTVLINGAECEPYLTADHRVMVEEPEKVIIGLKAIMKALGVEKGIIGIEKNKPDAIIALKEASKDEANISIATLKVKYPQGDEKRLINAILGRVVPSGGLPMDVGAVVSNVSTARAIAEVILEGKPLYERVTTVTGNGIRNPKNLLVKIGTPFKDLIEECGGFNENSPGKIISGGPMMGISQFSIDVPIIKGSGGILVLTQREAKPEPVLPCIRCGKCLEVCPVKLQPLYISSYTLKHNFDKAEEYHALDCVECGACSYICPAKRPLVESIRLAKREILAKRKAK from the coding sequence ATGAAGTTAGAAAATCTCACTTTTAAGGGCGGCGTAAATGTACCACATTATAAAGAATTGACAGAAAGCCTTCCTATAGAGAGAGCAAAAGAACCTTCTATGGTCGCAATACCGCTACACCAACATACAGGTGCTCCTTGTGAACCTTTGGTGAAGGTAGGTGACAACATTAAGGTAGGACAAAAAATTGGAGAATCGGAAGCATTTGTATCTGCTCCGGTACATTCTTCTGTATCTGGAACAGTGAAAGACATAATTCATATTCCCATACCTACAGGTCTTACTGTCAAATGTGTAGTCATTGAGTCCGATGGGAAGAATGAACTGCATGAATCGGTAAAACCCAAAGGAAGATTAGAAGACCTATCTCCTAAAGAGGTAATTGAAATAATCAAGGAAGCCGGTATTACTGGGATGGGAGGAGCAAGTTTTCCAACTCATGTTAAATTATCACCACCACCTGACAAAAAGATTGACACAGTTTTGATAAACGGTGCAGAATGTGAGCCATATTTAACTGCAGACCACAGGGTTATGGTTGAAGAACCAGAAAAAGTGATAATTGGTTTAAAAGCCATAATGAAGGCCTTAGGAGTAGAAAAAGGAATTATAGGTATTGAAAAAAACAAACCTGATGCAATAATAGCTTTAAAGGAAGCAAGTAAAGATGAAGCAAATATAAGCATTGCTACCCTAAAGGTAAAATATCCTCAAGGGGACGAAAAAAGGTTGATAAATGCCATTTTAGGACGAGTAGTTCCTTCAGGGGGGTTACCAATGGATGTAGGAGCTGTAGTATCTAATGTTTCTACAGCTAGAGCTATAGCAGAAGTCATATTAGAAGGAAAACCTCTATATGAAAGGGTAACTACTGTTACTGGCAATGGTATAAGAAATCCAAAAAATCTACTGGTGAAAATAGGAACTCCATTTAAGGATTTAATTGAAGAATGTGGTGGTTTTAATGAGAATTCTCCTGGGAAAATAATTAGTGGTGGGCCAATGATGGGTATAAGCCAATTTTCTATAGATGTTCCCATTATTAAGGGATCTGGTGGTATTCTAGTTTTAACTCAGAGAGAGGCGAAACCCGAACCAGTTTTGCCTTGTATAAGATGTGGCAAGTGTCTAGAAGTATGTCCCGTAAAATTACAACCATTGTATATAAGCAGCTATACATTAAAGCACAATTTTGATAAGGCAGAAGAATACCATGCATTAGATTGTGTAGAATGTGGAGCTTGTTCTTATATTTGCCCAGCTAAAAGGCCATTGGTGGAGTCCATTAGATTGGCGAAAAGAGAAATACTTGCTAAGAGGAAAGCAAAATAG
- a CDS encoding NusG domain II-containing protein, whose product MTKGDKILIFSILVISLLSLFYIRNMAFNYDEKYISIQVNGIEIKKIIFDRSLIGKTISIKTEFGYNLIEIGDGKVRVIEADCPDKLDVKQGYISEVGEVIVCLPNRLVIEIKGVADADLDYISH is encoded by the coding sequence TTGACAAAAGGGGACAAGATTTTGATATTTAGTATATTAGTCATTAGTCTATTATCCTTATTCTATATTAGGAATATGGCCTTTAACTATGATGAAAAATATATAAGCATTCAGGTCAATGGCATAGAGATAAAAAAAATAATATTTGACAGATCTTTGATTGGAAAGACCATATCAATTAAAACAGAATTTGGATATAATTTAATTGAAATAGGTGATGGCAAGGTACGGGTAATTGAAGCAGATTGTCCCGATAAATTGGATGTAAAACAAGGTTACATTTCTGAAGTGGGAGAAGTAATTGTGTGTTTACCCAATAGATTGGTGATAGAGATAAAAGGAGTAGCTGATGCAGACCTAGACTATATAAGCCATTAG
- the rsxE gene encoding electron transport complex subunit RsxE, translated as MKLSKVFYNGIIKENPIFVQLIGMCSVLAVTTAAKNGLAMGLAVTGVLIGSNVVVSLIRKVVPDKIRIPAYIVVIATFVTIVEMFMKAYTTDLYNALGIFIPLIVVNCIILARAESFASKNGVLASAVDGLGMGLGYTMALLILSSIRELLGSGSIFDIQIFGPSYEPAIIFIMPPGAFILLGILIGIFNSIRNKQASKEVLQKEEAR; from the coding sequence TTGAAATTATCAAAAGTCTTTTATAACGGAATAATTAAGGAAAATCCTATATTTGTTCAGTTGATTGGAATGTGTTCAGTACTAGCTGTTACTACTGCCGCTAAAAACGGTTTGGCTATGGGTTTGGCTGTTACAGGCGTGTTAATTGGCTCTAACGTAGTTGTATCTTTAATTCGTAAGGTGGTACCGGATAAAATTCGTATTCCAGCTTATATAGTGGTAATTGCTACTTTTGTTACCATAGTAGAAATGTTTATGAAGGCCTATACTACCGATTTATATAATGCTTTAGGCATATTCATTCCACTGATTGTAGTAAACTGTATTATTTTAGCAAGAGCAGAATCTTTTGCTTCAAAAAATGGGGTATTAGCTTCAGCAGTAGATGGATTAGGTATGGGACTGGGATATACTATGGCATTACTAATATTAAGTTCAATAAGGGAATTATTAGGCTCTGGAAGCATATTCGATATTCAGATATTTGGTCCGTCCTATGAACCAGCTATAATATTCATAATGCCTCCAGGAGCGTTTATATTGCTTGGAATACTTATAGGAATTTTTAATTCCATAAGAAACAAACAGGCTTCTAAGGAAGTTCTGCAAAAGGAGGAAGCTAGATGA
- a CDS encoding Maf family protein → MKKVVLASASPRRKELLLKFNIEPIIIESKIEERISPNETAEQIAMALSFEKANKVAKELKNDEIVIGADTIVVFEDKILGKPKSPEEGMTMLKLLSGKKHEVITGIAIIQANSNKKIIDFEKTVVKFRNLTNEKIKNYINTGEYIDKAGGYAIQGLGGVLVEYIEGCYYNVIGLPIYKLDLLLERHFNLSLL, encoded by the coding sequence ATGAAAAAGGTCGTACTTGCTTCTGCTTCGCCAAGAAGGAAAGAATTGCTATTAAAATTTAACATAGAACCTATTATAATAGAATCTAAGATAGAGGAGAGGATATCTCCTAATGAAACAGCTGAGCAAATTGCTATGGCCCTTTCCTTTGAGAAAGCCAATAAGGTAGCAAAAGAACTGAAAAATGATGAAATAGTTATAGGAGCAGATACCATTGTGGTTTTTGAGGATAAGATACTTGGTAAACCCAAGAGTCCAGAAGAAGGAATGACCATGCTTAAATTATTAAGTGGAAAGAAACATGAGGTAATAACTGGTATAGCAATTATACAAGCTAATTCAAATAAAAAAATAATAGATTTTGAAAAAACAGTAGTTAAGTTTAGAAACTTGACCAATGAAAAGATTAAGAATTATATTAATACAGGTGAATATATTGACAAGGCAGGAGGATATGCAATACAGGGATTAGGCGGAGTTCTGGTGGAGTATATTGAAGGCTGTTATTATAATGTAATTGGATTACCAATTTATAAGTTAGACTTATTATTGGAGAGACATTTTAACTTAAGTCTATTATAA
- a CDS encoding RnfABCDGE type electron transport complex subunit D has product MLLVSSSPHIRSNESVQRIMLDVIIALVPAVVGSVYFFGLNALKLILISVASAMIFEALIQKLFKKPITINDLSAVITGILIAFNLPASAPWWLPVAGTAFAIIVVKQFFGGLGSNFMNPALAARAVLLASWPTHMATFTGTRPDVVATATPLAIMKYGISADGAASATVEAATSASQAAGAELPTLWNMFIGNIPGAIGETSVILLLIGAAYLIIRKVIDWKIPIFYIGTTFIMLVLLGVEFEFLPYHILGGGLILGAFYMATDYATTPVTPIGRIIFGIGAGILTALIRVKGAYPEGVSYSILLMNVATPLIEKFTKPKVFGEVKK; this is encoded by the coding sequence ATGTTGCTAGTGTCTTCATCTCCTCATATTAGATCTAATGAATCTGTACAGAGGATAATGTTGGATGTAATTATTGCACTTGTACCAGCGGTTGTTGGAAGCGTTTACTTTTTTGGATTAAATGCTTTAAAACTAATATTAATTTCTGTAGCTTCAGCTATGATCTTTGAAGCACTTATTCAAAAATTATTTAAAAAGCCTATAACCATAAATGACCTTTCAGCAGTAATAACTGGAATATTAATAGCCTTTAATTTGCCTGCTAGTGCACCATGGTGGTTACCAGTTGCAGGTACTGCTTTTGCAATAATAGTAGTAAAACAGTTTTTCGGTGGATTAGGATCGAATTTCATGAATCCAGCATTAGCCGCCAGAGCCGTACTCCTAGCTTCTTGGCCTACTCATATGGCTACTTTTACTGGTACTAGGCCAGATGTCGTTGCAACAGCTACTCCATTAGCTATTATGAAGTATGGAATAAGTGCTGATGGTGCAGCTTCAGCTACAGTAGAAGCAGCTACTTCAGCATCACAAGCAGCAGGTGCAGAATTGCCAACCCTTTGGAACATGTTTATAGGCAATATTCCAGGAGCCATAGGTGAAACATCAGTAATATTATTGTTAATAGGTGCAGCTTATCTAATAATTAGGAAGGTTATAGATTGGAAAATCCCGATATTCTATATTGGAACTACTTTCATCATGTTAGTTCTTCTAGGAGTAGAATTTGAATTTTTACCTTACCATATATTAGGTGGTGGATTAATCCTAGGAGCCTTTTACATGGCAACGGATTATGCTACTACACCAGTAACCCCTATAGGCAGAATCATATTTGGGATTGGAGCAGGAATATTAACAGCATTAATCAGGGTGAAAGGTGCTTATCCCGAAGGAGTATCCTATTCCATTTTGCTAATGAATGTAGCAACACCTCTAATAGAAAAGTTCACAAAGCCTAAAGTATTTGGGGAGGTGAAAAAATAA
- the radC gene encoding RadC family protein, producing MQESVQVTRSYTIKDLPLNERPREKLVKHGPSSLSNAELIAVIIRTGYQEDTAIDLANRLLSIDQSGIGYLSHATVEELTKIKGIGTCKAAQIIAAIELGKRISSRGGEDKLKVDSPFVIAELVMEEMRYLRKEHFKIAILDTKNQIISIENISIGSLNSSIVHPREVFNIAIRRSANSIILIHNHPSGDPTPSKEDINITHRLIEAGNIIGITVLDHIIIGDNKYISFKEKNII from the coding sequence ATGCAGGAGAGTGTTCAGGTTACTAGAAGCTATACCATAAAAGATCTTCCATTAAATGAGAGGCCTAGAGAAAAATTAGTGAAACATGGACCAAGTTCATTGTCCAATGCAGAATTAATAGCTGTAATAATTAGAACAGGTTATCAAGAAGATACTGCTATAGATCTGGCAAATAGGCTTCTCAGCATAGACCAGTCGGGAATAGGGTACCTTTCTCATGCTACCGTAGAAGAGCTAACTAAGATTAAAGGGATTGGAACCTGTAAAGCAGCTCAGATAATAGCAGCCATAGAATTAGGAAAGAGAATATCCAGTAGGGGTGGAGAGGATAAACTAAAAGTAGATTCTCCATTTGTTATAGCAGAACTGGTCATGGAGGAGATGAGGTATCTAAGAAAAGAACATTTTAAAATAGCAATTTTGGATACTAAGAATCAAATAATTAGCATTGAAAATATTTCCATTGGGAGTTTAAATTCGTCTATAGTACACCCAAGAGAAGTCTTTAATATTGCAATTAGAAGAAGCGCAAATTCGATTATTTTAATACATAATCACCCTAGCGGTGATCCAACACCCAGTAAAGAAGATATTAATATTACCCATAGATTGATTGAAGCAGGGAATATAATAGGGATCACCGTACTAGACCATATTATAATTGGTGATAATAAGTATATAAGTTTTAAGGAGAAGAACATAATCTAA